One genomic segment of Hordeum vulgare subsp. vulgare chromosome 2H, MorexV3_pseudomolecules_assembly, whole genome shotgun sequence includes these proteins:
- the LOC123430342 gene encoding protein PAIR1-like, producing the protein MKLKINKACDLASISVLPPRRTRGSNGGGGGGMSAPAAASAAQQQGSQTMSQKSFSQGGGGGSFSQGVGASFSQGIGSGGASFSQGSGGGGVAFSQGGGGGGASFSQGSGGGGAAFSQGGGGGGAAFSQGGGSGGAAFSQAGGSGGAAFSQGGGGGGAAFSQGGGGGGAAFSQGGGSASLLHAQSQLSQASLDESLLSQAPARSQRFALQEDSSKRMSSYPASSASSCVRDESQLQLAKITTNPIHRWSPSLPDSRCQVNEDVERKFHHVASSVHKMGMILDSVQNDVMQLNRAMKEASLDSGSIQKKFVLLEDSLKQILKGQDDLKAVLEESTKRNPDQLAILNSHTRKLDGISSLLSVFPKQVQTELGQLKGDIFRIFTKEMEGVVRAFRSLNSSVPGAMQMLADQSCTTNAKTPMKQAAVANGSPLMNHTPVADGSSLMNQGPVADRRPQKKPMPVANGRPKRKKQPDVANGRPQRKNQAAAAANGRLQRKKPTETAVANGRAQRYLARVANGRPQVKQTQAADGRSQTNQKPEANEKALIPVTKAVPAPVVYQRKAVDLKPKLEHRMVQKLADPSYNRPALPKEQELAIQKVDTDAPINKVVDVGRMQAMLSILIDSDEEEEEEGGEIDWSASCVILKLEAGCAGDEVAAEEAASEGDALEILRRARKRRRREANANAIVLVPDQR; encoded by the exons ATGAAGCTTAAGATCAACAAGGCGTGCGACCTCGCCTCCATCTCCGTCCTCCCTCCCCG GAGGACCAGAGGGAGcaacggtggcggtggcggcgggaTGAGCGCGCCTGCTGCTGCTTCCGCGGCGCAGCAGCAGGGGTCCCAGACGATGTCGCAGAAGTCCTTCtcgcagggaggcggcggcggttcgtTCTCGCAGGGCGTCGGAGCTTCCTTCTCGCAGGGCATAGGCAGCGGAGGCGCGTCCTTCTCGCAGGGCAGCGGTGGTGGAGGCGTGGCGTTCTCTCAGGGAGGTGGAGGCGGAGGCGCGTCCTTCTCGCAGGGCAGCGGTGGTGGAGGCGCGGCGTTCTCTCAGGGAGGTGGAGGCGGAGGCGCGGCGTTCTCTCAGGGAGGTGGAAGCGGAGGCGCGGCGTTCTCTCAGGCAGGTGGAAGCGGAGGTGCGGCATTCTCTCAGGGCGGAGGTGGCGGAGGCGCGGCCTTCTCGCAGGGCGGAGGTGGCGGAGGCGCGGCCTTCTCGCAGGGCGGTGGCAGCGCGTCGCTCTTGCACGCGCAGTCGCAGCTCTCGCAGGCCTCCCTCGACGAGAGCCTCCTCTCGCAGGCTCCCGCGCGCAGCCAG AGATTTGCCTTGCAAGAGGACTCATCAAAGAGGATGTCTTCGTATCCTGCCAGTTCAGCTTCTTCTTGTGTGCGTGACGAATCTCAGCTGCAACTGGCAAAAATAACAACCAACCCTATCCATCGCTGGAGCCCCTCTCTTCCGGATAGCAGAT GTCAGGTTAATGAGGATGTTGAACGCAAATTTCACCATGTGGCGAGTTCAGTACATAAGATGGGAATGATACTAGACTCGGTTCAAAATGATGTGATGCAGTTAAACAGAGCCATGAAGGAGGCATCACTAGACT CTGGGAGCATTCAGAAAAAGTTTGTGCTCCTAGAAGACTCTCTAAAGCAAATT CTTAAGGGACAAGATGATCTCAAAGCAGTCCTTGAGGAAAGCACAAAAAGAAATCCTGACCAGCTGGCTATTCTCAACTCCCACACCAGAAAACTGGATGGGATATCCTCGCTACTTTCAGTCTTCCCAAAGCAAGTTCAAACAGAATTGGGGCAACTGAAGGGTGATATCTTTAGAATTTTTACAAAAGAGATGGAG GGGGTCGTTAGAGCTTTCAGATCTCTCAACAGTAGTGTGCCCGGTGCGATGCAAATGCTGGCA GACCAGAGCTGCACCACCAATGCAAAAACCCCGATGAAGCAGGCTGCGGTAGCAAATGGAAGCCCCTTGATGAACCACACACCAGTAGCAGATGGAAGCTCCCTGATGAACCAAGGACCGGTAGCAGACAGAAGGCCACAGAAGAAACCGATGCCAGTAGCAAATGGAAGGCCCAAGAGGAAGAAGCAACCAGATGTAGCAAATGGAAGGCCCCAGAGGAAGAatcaagcagcagcagcagcaaatggGAGGCTCCAGAGGAAGAAACCAACAGAAACAGCAGTAGCAAATGGAAGGGCCCAGAGGTACCTGGCACGAGTAGCAAATGGAAGGCCCCAGGTGAAACAAACGCAAGCAGCAGATGGAAGGTCGCAGACGAACCAGAAACCCGAGGCAAATGAGAAGGCGTTGATACCAGTAACAAAAGC CGTTCCTGCGCCCGTGGTTTATCAGCGAAAGGCGGTTGATCTGAAACCAAAGCTGGAACATAGGATGGTACAGAAATTGGCTGACCCAAGCTACAACAGGCCAGCGCTACCTAAAGAGCAAGAGTTAGCAATTCAGAAGGTCGATACAGATGCGCCAATCAACAAG GTTGTGGATGTGGGAAGAATGCAGGCCATGCTGAGCATTCTAATCGactcggacgaggaggaggaggaggaggggggcgaGATCGACTGGAGCGCCTCGTGCGTGATCCTGAAGTTGGAAGCAG GGTGTGCGGGCGATgaggtggcggcggaggaggcggcgagCGAGGGGGATGCGCTGGAGATCCTGCGGCGGGCGAGGAAGCGGCGGCGGAGGGAGGCCAACGCCAACGCCATCGTGCTTGTCCCTGACCAACGATGA